The following proteins are co-located in the Microbacterium immunditiarum genome:
- a CDS encoding DUF4062 domain-containing protein produces the protein MTGVEHPVIRTPDQRIRVFVSSTLRELAGERHAVREAIERMRLAPVMFELGARPHPPRSLYRSYLEQSDVFVGIYGASYGWVAPEEEVSGLEDEYNLAPRSMPKLIYIKDVPARDERLEQLIARVQADDTAAYLHFSTAEELGERVSADLATLLAERFDESRADAPAPAEPDLAARVPAPYTTTIGRDGELAEIRALLAGGRHRVVSLIGPGGIGKSRLAIVAAHANADLFPDGVYFVPLEGVLEPGLLLPTIAYVLGIRDTGADSLDERIAQSLDDRRVLIVLDNFEQIVDEAPVLVRLYTLAPNACFLVTSRTILRIRGERVFDVDTLGLPPADAPPTLAQAQESAACVLFAERAAAVKPEFELTEANAADIIEICRRLDGLPLAIELAAAKVRLLPPADIAARLGRALPLLSAPMRDLPDRHRTMRATIDWSVGLLTAEQREMLEDLGVFGARFSLDAVEAVGSARPWGGHAIETLAALIDASLVRQADQDGRSVFSLLTIVREYALEALEERGDADELKLAHADHYLALVKDIAPRLRGQGQVDAVTELGLEVPNLRVAARHLVHAGRVDDAADFAWDLLVYWWISGYFADVRLWMIELQRTGRPTTVRTQAIVTFFTIWAEMWQTPGVEVVAGLGECARLFTLSGDEHAAVMALTARASTRLQFPDLDPAVAKAELDDAVARLQGFGDRWAESLAEVALGQLGVVVQDIPAALAHFDRAVEIAEAADDAFTRIVAGNNRARLRFLLGIVEECEEEFLLTLRLAIQLRFVEGATYGIEGMCAIAASRGETWRAGALAAAAATIRQETGIYDIAGLAIHLQPLEAARAADPDAVAAGERAGRDMSLAEAIALALPDAEVEMRRLAEAW, from the coding sequence ATGACTGGGGTGGAGCACCCCGTGATCCGTACGCCCGATCAGCGGATCCGGGTGTTCGTTAGTTCGACGTTGCGTGAACTCGCGGGGGAGCGTCACGCAGTGCGCGAGGCGATCGAGCGGATGCGCCTGGCGCCGGTGATGTTCGAGCTGGGGGCGCGGCCGCATCCGCCGCGCAGCCTGTACCGCTCGTATCTCGAGCAGAGCGACGTGTTCGTCGGGATCTACGGTGCGAGCTACGGCTGGGTGGCGCCGGAAGAGGAGGTGTCGGGCCTGGAGGACGAGTACAACCTCGCACCGCGCTCGATGCCGAAGCTCATCTACATCAAGGACGTGCCCGCGCGGGACGAGAGACTCGAGCAGCTCATCGCGCGCGTCCAGGCCGACGACACCGCCGCGTACCTCCACTTCTCCACCGCCGAAGAGCTGGGCGAGCGCGTGTCCGCGGACCTCGCGACGCTGCTCGCCGAGCGATTCGACGAGTCGAGGGCGGATGCCCCGGCCCCCGCCGAGCCGGATCTGGCCGCCCGCGTTCCCGCGCCCTACACGACGACGATCGGACGCGATGGCGAGCTCGCCGAGATCCGGGCGCTCCTCGCCGGCGGCCGGCACCGCGTCGTGAGCCTCATCGGACCGGGCGGCATCGGCAAGAGCCGTCTGGCGATCGTCGCCGCGCACGCGAACGCCGACCTCTTCCCCGACGGCGTCTACTTCGTGCCGCTCGAGGGGGTGCTCGAGCCAGGGCTGCTGCTGCCGACGATCGCGTACGTGCTCGGCATCCGCGACACGGGCGCCGACTCCCTCGACGAGCGCATCGCGCAGTCCCTCGATGACCGGCGCGTCCTCATCGTGCTCGACAACTTCGAGCAGATCGTCGACGAGGCCCCCGTGCTGGTGCGGCTGTACACGCTCGCGCCGAACGCGTGCTTCCTCGTGACGAGCCGCACCATCCTGCGCATCCGCGGCGAGCGCGTGTTCGACGTCGACACTCTTGGCCTGCCGCCGGCGGATGCCCCGCCCACCCTCGCGCAGGCGCAGGAGTCGGCCGCGTGCGTGCTGTTCGCCGAGCGCGCGGCGGCCGTCAAGCCCGAGTTCGAGCTGACGGAGGCCAACGCCGCGGACATCATCGAGATCTGCCGTCGCCTCGACGGACTGCCGCTGGCGATCGAGCTCGCCGCCGCGAAGGTGCGCCTGCTGCCGCCCGCCGACATCGCGGCGCGGCTGGGACGCGCACTCCCCCTGCTGTCGGCGCCCATGCGCGACCTGCCCGACAGGCATCGCACGATGCGCGCCACGATCGACTGGAGCGTGGGGCTGCTCACCGCGGAGCAGCGCGAGATGCTCGAGGACCTCGGTGTGTTCGGCGCGCGCTTCTCGCTCGACGCGGTCGAAGCGGTCGGATCCGCGAGGCCCTGGGGCGGCCACGCCATCGAGACGCTCGCGGCCCTCATCGATGCGAGCCTCGTGCGCCAGGCCGATCAGGACGGCCGGTCCGTCTTCTCGCTGCTCACGATCGTGCGCGAGTACGCGCTGGAGGCGCTCGAGGAGCGCGGCGATGCCGACGAGCTGAAGCTCGCGCACGCCGACCACTACCTCGCCCTCGTGAAGGACATCGCGCCCAGGCTGCGGGGCCAGGGGCAGGTCGACGCCGTCACCGAGCTCGGGCTCGAGGTGCCCAACCTGCGCGTGGCGGCGCGTCACCTCGTGCACGCCGGACGCGTCGACGACGCCGCCGACTTCGCGTGGGACCTGCTCGTCTACTGGTGGATCTCGGGGTACTTCGCCGATGTGCGCCTGTGGATGATCGAGCTGCAGCGCACGGGACGGCCGACGACCGTCCGCACTCAGGCGATCGTGACGTTCTTCACGATCTGGGCGGAGATGTGGCAGACCCCGGGCGTCGAGGTCGTCGCGGGGCTCGGCGAATGCGCCCGGCTGTTCACGCTGAGCGGCGATGAGCATGCCGCGGTGATGGCCCTCACCGCTCGCGCGTCGACGCGGCTGCAGTTCCCCGACCTCGATCCGGCGGTGGCCAAGGCCGAGCTCGACGACGCCGTGGCGCGTCTGCAGGGCTTCGGCGACCGGTGGGCGGAGTCGCTCGCGGAAGTCGCCCTCGGTCAGCTCGGCGTCGTCGTGCAGGACATCCCGGCGGCTCTGGCGCACTTCGACCGAGCTGTGGAGATCGCCGAGGCGGCCGACGACGCGTTCACGCGCATCGTGGCGGGCAACAACCGCGCACGACTCCGCTTCCTCCTGGGCATCGTCGAGGAATGCGAGGAGGAGTTCCTGCTGACGCTGCGCCTGGCGATCCAGCTCCGCTTCGTGGAGGGCGCCACGTACGGCATCGAGGGCATGTGCGCGATCGCCGCGAGCCGCGGCGAGACGTGGCGCGCGGGCGCGCTCGCGGCCGCGGCGGCCACGATCCGGCAGGAGACGGGCATCTACGACATCGCGGGGCTGGCCATTCACCTCCAGCCGCTCGAGGCCGCGCGCGCCGCCGACCCCGACGCGGTCGCGGCGGGCGAGCGCGCCGGGCGCGACATGAGCCTCGCCGAGGCGATCGCCCTCGCGCTGCCCGACGCCGAGGTCGAGATGCGGCGATTGGCCGAGGCGTGGTGA
- a CDS encoding DUF4062 domain-containing protein has product MTGEREHPRIRTPDQRIRVFVSSTLRELADERRAARAAIERMRLAPVMFELGARPHPPRSLYRSYLAQSDIFIGIYGDSYGWVAPEETVSGLEDEYDLAPRNMPKLIYVRVSDGRDARLEELIARIRDDDTAAYLPFRDASELEDQIAADLATLLAERFDESRAEPEPPAPDSSSLASRVPVPYTTTIGRERDIAGVRELLARGTDRVVSLIGPGGIGKSRLAIEVARSTEDLFPDGTYFVPLEGVLESALLLPTIGYVLGIRDNGEASLEERISRALDGRKVLLVLDNFEQIIDVAPALVRLYTVAPLASFLVTSRTILRIRGERVYEVQGLRTPDEGRAASLDPSTRTSAVSLFVDRAQAVKPGFEITADNAADVADICRRLEGLPLAIELAAAKMRLLTPRGIAQRLEQRLPLLTAGVRDMPERHQTMRATIEWSVSLLPDRDRELLEDLGVFARVFSLDAVEALGAGRSWEGNTIDGIASLVDASLVKQTEVGGRAALSLLAIVREYALGRLKERGEAGRMRAAHADYYSAFVKRVAPGLRGEEQADAVARLGLELPNLRAAVRHLVYTDRLDDAGDFAWSLLIYWWIAGFFGEVRVWMLELLDKPQPISQHTRAVAWFFALWGEMWQRPSDQVVAGLGECVRLFAEAGDADAAAMALAARGTARVQLSDIDVERAEAELLDAVQRLHDLGNGWAEAISEVSLGRLCWVRGSIDDALAHFDRASEVARAGGDLFTTSVAGNLRARLNFVRGEIDLAEPEFLETLLLSLRLHYDEGVAYGLEGVCAVAAARGDAWRAAALAVAASSVRHRIGVFDVEAFTVHTPHLEILRGREPEAVARGEAAGEEMSLAEAVLLALPDEEHPEVDEILRHW; this is encoded by the coding sequence GTGACCGGCGAGCGCGAGCATCCGCGCATCCGAACGCCCGACCAGAGGATCCGCGTGTTCGTGAGCTCCACGCTGCGCGAGCTCGCCGACGAGCGCAGGGCGGCGCGCGCGGCGATCGAGCGGATGCGCCTGGCACCGGTGATGTTCGAGCTGGGGGCGCGGCCGCATCCGCCGCGCAGCCTCTACCGCTCCTACCTCGCGCAGAGCGACATCTTCATCGGCATCTACGGCGACAGCTACGGCTGGGTCGCCCCCGAGGAGACGGTTTCGGGCCTGGAGGACGAGTACGACCTCGCCCCGAGGAACATGCCGAAGCTCATCTACGTGCGGGTGTCGGACGGGCGCGACGCGCGGCTCGAGGAGCTCATCGCGCGCATCCGCGACGACGACACCGCCGCGTACCTACCCTTCCGCGACGCCTCGGAGCTCGAGGACCAGATCGCGGCCGACCTCGCGACCTTGCTGGCCGAGCGCTTCGACGAGTCGCGCGCCGAGCCCGAGCCCCCGGCGCCGGATTCCTCATCCCTCGCGTCGCGCGTGCCTGTCCCCTATACGACGACGATCGGCCGCGAGCGCGACATCGCCGGAGTGCGCGAGCTGCTCGCGCGCGGCACCGACCGCGTCGTGAGCCTCATCGGGCCGGGCGGCATCGGCAAGAGCCGGCTCGCGATCGAGGTCGCGCGGTCGACCGAGGACCTCTTCCCCGACGGCACGTACTTCGTGCCGCTCGAGGGCGTGCTCGAGTCGGCGCTGCTGCTGCCGACGATCGGGTACGTCCTCGGCATCCGCGACAACGGCGAGGCGTCGCTCGAGGAGCGCATCTCGCGCGCTCTCGACGGGCGCAAGGTGCTGCTCGTCCTCGACAACTTCGAGCAGATCATCGACGTCGCGCCCGCGCTCGTGCGGCTGTACACGGTCGCGCCGCTCGCGAGCTTCCTCGTGACCAGCCGCACCATCCTGCGTATCCGCGGCGAGCGCGTGTACGAGGTGCAGGGGCTGCGCACGCCCGACGAGGGGCGGGCGGCGAGCCTCGATCCGTCGACGCGCACGAGCGCGGTGTCCCTCTTCGTCGACCGCGCGCAGGCGGTGAAGCCGGGGTTCGAGATCACCGCGGACAACGCCGCGGACGTCGCCGACATCTGCCGCCGCCTCGAAGGGCTGCCGCTGGCGATCGAGCTCGCCGCGGCGAAGATGCGCCTGTTGACCCCGCGCGGCATCGCGCAGCGCCTCGAGCAGCGGCTCCCCCTCCTCACGGCGGGCGTTCGCGACATGCCGGAGCGGCACCAGACGATGCGCGCGACGATCGAGTGGAGCGTGAGCCTGCTCCCCGACCGCGATCGCGAGCTGCTCGAGGACCTCGGCGTGTTCGCGCGCGTGTTCTCGCTGGACGCGGTCGAGGCGCTCGGCGCGGGACGCTCGTGGGAGGGCAACACGATCGACGGGATCGCGTCGCTCGTGGACGCGTCGCTCGTGAAGCAGACCGAGGTCGGCGGCCGGGCTGCGCTGTCGCTCCTCGCGATCGTGCGCGAGTACGCGCTCGGGCGCCTCAAGGAGCGCGGCGAGGCCGGCCGCATGCGCGCGGCCCACGCGGACTACTACAGCGCGTTCGTCAAGCGCGTCGCGCCGGGACTGCGCGGCGAGGAGCAGGCGGACGCCGTCGCCCGGCTCGGCCTCGAGCTGCCGAACCTGCGCGCGGCGGTGCGCCACCTCGTCTACACCGACCGGCTCGACGATGCCGGAGACTTCGCGTGGTCCCTCCTCATCTACTGGTGGATCGCCGGGTTCTTCGGCGAGGTGCGCGTGTGGATGCTCGAGCTCCTCGACAAGCCGCAGCCCATCTCGCAGCACACGCGCGCCGTCGCATGGTTCTTCGCCCTGTGGGGCGAGATGTGGCAGCGCCCGAGCGATCAGGTCGTCGCGGGGCTCGGCGAGTGCGTGCGGCTGTTCGCCGAGGCGGGCGACGCGGATGCCGCGGCCATGGCCCTCGCGGCGCGCGGCACCGCGCGCGTGCAGCTGTCCGACATCGACGTCGAGCGGGCCGAGGCCGAGCTGCTCGATGCGGTGCAGCGGCTGCACGACCTCGGCAACGGCTGGGCGGAGGCGATCTCGGAGGTGTCGCTCGGGCGGCTGTGCTGGGTCCGCGGCTCGATCGACGACGCGCTCGCGCACTTCGACCGCGCGAGCGAGGTCGCCCGTGCGGGCGGCGACCTGTTCACGACGTCGGTGGCGGGCAACCTGCGCGCACGGCTGAACTTCGTGCGGGGCGAGATCGACCTCGCCGAGCCGGAGTTCCTCGAGACTCTCCTGCTGTCGCTGCGGCTGCACTACGACGAGGGCGTCGCGTACGGGCTCGAGGGCGTGTGCGCTGTGGCCGCCGCGCGCGGCGACGCGTGGCGGGCGGCTGCCCTCGCGGTCGCGGCGAGCTCGGTGCGGCATCGGATCGGCGTGTTCGACGTCGAGGCGTTCACGGTGCACACGCCGCACCTGGAGATCCTGCGCGGCCGCGAGCCGGAGGCCGTCGCTCGCGGCGAGGCCGCCGGCGAGGAGATGTCGCTGGCCGAGGCGGTGCTGCTCGCCCTCCCGGACGAGGAGCACCCCGAGGTGGACGAGATCCTGCGGCACTGGTAG
- a CDS encoding 5-oxoprolinase/urea amidolyase family protein, with amino-acid sequence MVTLGREASGGRILPMGDRALLLEVGSLDDVLDLRDRLEASRPDGIVDLVPGARTVLVRVDPAVLSLGAAQAWVAGAKTDAASAAAASGPLVELDVVYDGADLAETAVLLGVSADELVRRHAAAEWTVAFTGFAPGFAYLVSHEWTFEVPRLASPRTRVPAGSVGLAGVFSGAYPRETPGGWRLIGTTSTPLWSPDAASPALLPPGARVRFRRAEKASPESGAVAPVETDAARSGIRVIQSGLLATIQDRGREGAASLGVSRSGALDRTALGVANRLVGNRDVAAGVEVTMGGFRAVAERDLWFAVTGAWGPVRLGGHEVDPYTALEWRAGEELHLDWFAHGARAYLAVRGGVDAPVVLGSRATDRLAGIGAAPLAAGSTVAVGDDVAGPIPVAPPAPWGTPHDDELEIELAPGPRADWFAPSALRALFDETWTVSSAADRVGMRLDGTELVRTRDGELPSEGMVPGALQVPPSGRPTILLADGPVTGGYPVIAVATDAALDLLAQARPGTRLRFRHARPPA; translated from the coding sequence ATGGTGACGCTCGGCCGCGAGGCATCCGGAGGGCGGATCCTGCCGATGGGGGACCGCGCGCTCCTGCTCGAGGTCGGCTCGCTCGACGACGTGCTCGACCTGCGCGACCGGCTCGAGGCGTCCCGCCCCGACGGCATCGTCGACCTCGTTCCCGGTGCGAGGACGGTGCTCGTGCGCGTCGACCCCGCGGTGCTGTCGCTGGGTGCGGCGCAGGCCTGGGTCGCGGGGGCGAAGACGGATGCCGCATCCGCGGCCGCCGCATCCGGCCCGCTCGTCGAACTCGACGTCGTCTACGACGGCGCCGACCTCGCCGAGACCGCGGTGCTGCTCGGCGTGAGCGCCGACGAGCTCGTCCGCCGGCACGCCGCCGCCGAGTGGACCGTCGCGTTCACGGGCTTCGCGCCCGGCTTCGCCTACCTCGTGAGCCACGAATGGACGTTCGAGGTCCCCCGGCTCGCGTCGCCCCGCACGCGCGTCCCGGCCGGGTCGGTGGGTCTCGCGGGGGTCTTCTCGGGCGCGTATCCGCGTGAGACACCGGGTGGCTGGCGGCTCATCGGCACGACGTCGACGCCGCTGTGGTCGCCGGATGCCGCATCCCCCGCGCTCCTTCCGCCGGGCGCCCGCGTGCGGTTCCGCCGGGCCGAGAAGGCGTCGCCGGAGTCGGGTGCGGTTGCCCCTGTCGAGACGGATGCGGCGCGCAGCGGCATCCGCGTCATCCAATCCGGCCTGCTCGCGACGATCCAGGACCGCGGACGCGAGGGAGCGGCCTCGCTCGGCGTCTCGCGCTCGGGTGCACTCGACCGCACGGCCCTCGGTGTTGCCAACCGGCTCGTGGGCAACCGCGACGTCGCGGCGGGCGTCGAGGTCACGATGGGCGGCTTCCGCGCGGTCGCGGAGCGCGACCTGTGGTTCGCCGTCACCGGGGCGTGGGGTCCCGTGCGCCTGGGCGGCCACGAAGTCGACCCCTACACGGCACTCGAGTGGCGTGCGGGCGAGGAGCTGCACCTCGATTGGTTCGCGCACGGCGCGCGCGCCTACCTCGCGGTGCGCGGGGGAGTCGACGCTCCCGTCGTGCTCGGCTCGCGCGCCACGGATCGCCTCGCGGGCATCGGCGCCGCGCCCCTCGCGGCGGGGTCGACGGTCGCCGTGGGCGACGACGTGGCGGGTCCGATCCCCGTCGCCCCTCCCGCCCCGTGGGGCACACCGCACGACGACGAGCTCGAGATCGAGCTCGCACCCGGACCCCGCGCCGACTGGTTCGCGCCCTCCGCGCTCCGCGCCCTCTTCGACGAGACGTGGACCGTGTCGAGCGCCGCCGACCGCGTCGGCATGCGCCTCGACGGCACCGAGCTCGTGCGCACGCGCGACGGCGAGCTTCCGAGCGAGGGCATGGTGCCCGGCGCGCTCCAGGTTCCCCCGAGCGGCCGCCCGACGATCCTCCTCGCGGACGGTCCCGTGACAGGCGGCTATCCCGTGATCGCGGTGGCGACGGATGCCGCGCTCGACCTCCTCGCGCAGGCTCGGCCCGGCACGCGCCTGCGCTTCCGCCACGCACGGCCGCCGGCCTGA
- a CDS encoding 5-oxoprolinase subunit PxpA gives MTSIDLNADLGETVGGIPTADDEAMFAVISSASIACGGHAGDDETMRLSAARAVRLGVAAGAHPSYPDRAGFGRVGIEIGREALTLAIAGQLEALRAAGADIRFVKPHGALYNRIVADREQAAAVADAVAALSERLGRAVPLLGLGGVGAAMAAERGLPFVQEAFLDRGYRSDGTLVSRGEPGALLSDPDAVAERAVLLATERVVESVDGRVVAVGAASLCVHGDSLGSVAIARAVRAALDEARVEVRAPW, from the coding sequence GTGACGTCGATCGACCTCAACGCCGACCTCGGCGAGACGGTCGGCGGGATTCCGACCGCCGACGACGAGGCCATGTTCGCGGTGATCTCGAGCGCGAGCATCGCGTGCGGAGGGCACGCGGGCGACGACGAGACGATGCGCCTGTCGGCGGCGCGTGCGGTGCGGCTCGGCGTCGCGGCGGGCGCCCACCCGTCGTATCCCGATCGCGCGGGGTTCGGCCGCGTGGGCATCGAGATCGGACGCGAAGCCCTCACCCTCGCGATCGCGGGCCAGCTCGAGGCGCTGCGGGCGGCGGGCGCCGACATCCGCTTCGTCAAGCCTCACGGCGCGCTCTACAACCGGATTGTCGCCGACCGCGAGCAGGCGGCGGCCGTCGCCGATGCGGTCGCGGCGCTGTCGGAACGGCTCGGGCGCGCGGTTCCGCTGCTGGGGCTCGGGGGAGTCGGCGCGGCGATGGCGGCCGAGCGCGGGCTGCCGTTCGTGCAGGAGGCCTTCCTCGACCGCGGCTACCGCTCCGACGGCACGCTCGTGTCGCGCGGGGAGCCCGGAGCGCTGCTGAGCGATCCCGACGCGGTCGCCGAGCGCGCGGTGCTCCTCGCCACGGAGCGGGTGGTGGAATCGGTCGACGGACGCGTCGTCGCCGTGGGCGCCGCGTCGCTGTGCGTGCACGGAGACTCGCTCGGCTCGGTCGCGATCGCGCGGGCGGTCCGGGCGGCGCTCGACGAGGCCCGCGTCGAGGTGCGTGCGCCATGGTGA
- a CDS encoding alpha/beta fold hydrolase, with translation MPDLPVHTFRRGGDVIVYTRSGRAGGPVFVLVHGIGMGRGVFGDLVEELGAAGEVIALDLPGFGDSPKPRRPLDMAACGDLVAALLDALGVRDGVLVGHSMGAQVVTETLARHPDLRGRAVLVSPTVNPAERSAVVQGLRLLQDIAIESPKVLALGAVHYVKAGPVWYAKTLRRMVGHRIEDVLPRLDADTLVIRGEVDRVSPREWAREVARLVPRGVLREVPDRGHEAMIRTAQPAATLIAEHAAGTSGRTPDSGPPRGDTVEE, from the coding sequence ATGCCCGATCTTCCCGTGCACACGTTCCGGCGCGGCGGCGATGTCATCGTCTACACGCGTTCCGGCCGCGCAGGCGGGCCCGTGTTCGTGCTCGTGCACGGCATCGGGATGGGCCGCGGCGTGTTCGGCGACCTCGTGGAAGAGCTCGGCGCCGCGGGCGAGGTGATCGCGCTCGACCTTCCCGGCTTCGGCGACTCGCCGAAGCCGCGCCGGCCACTGGACATGGCCGCGTGCGGGGACCTCGTCGCCGCCCTGCTCGACGCGCTCGGCGTGCGCGACGGAGTGCTCGTCGGCCACTCCATGGGGGCGCAGGTCGTGACCGAGACGCTCGCGCGGCATCCGGATCTTCGCGGCCGCGCGGTGCTCGTGTCGCCGACCGTCAACCCGGCCGAGCGGAGCGCGGTCGTCCAGGGCCTGCGGCTGCTGCAGGACATCGCGATCGAGAGCCCGAAGGTGCTCGCGCTCGGCGCGGTCCACTACGTCAAGGCGGGACCCGTCTGGTACGCGAAGACGCTGCGCCGCATGGTCGGCCATCGCATCGAGGATGTGCTGCCGCGGCTCGACGCCGACACCCTCGTGATCCGCGGGGAGGTCGACCGCGTGAGCCCGCGCGAGTGGGCTCGCGAGGTCGCGAGGCTCGTGCCCCGCGGAGTGCTGCGCGAGGTGCCCGACCGCGGACACGAGGCGATGATCCGCACGGCACAGCCCGCCGCCACGCTCATCGCCGAGCACGCCGCGGGAACGAGCGGGCGCACACCCGACTCCGGACCGCCGCGCGGCGATACCGTGGAGGAGTGA
- a CDS encoding spermidine synthase: MARARVEASGPSARLSDGTIATIVRSGFANGWELEVAGTPQSHVDLDDPTHLHFEYVARMGAVIDRLRMPGQPLTAVHLGAGALTIPRYIEATRPSSRQQVIELEPALVDLVREHLPFPRGASIRVRIGDAREGLARLPAGIVGNVDLLVSDVYSGAQTPAHLTTIEFYTAAIRLLAPDGVLLVNVADGAGLAFARRQVATVRAVLPEVVVLAEVQTLKGRRFGNLVIAASPAPLPTEWLPRLMAAGPHPAKVAQGAELDEFVRGARVATDADATPSPRPAASVFER, translated from the coding sequence ATGGCGCGCGCTCGGGTCGAGGCATCCGGCCCTTCGGCGCGCCTGTCGGACGGGACCATCGCCACCATCGTCCGTTCGGGGTTCGCGAACGGGTGGGAGCTCGAGGTCGCGGGCACGCCGCAGTCGCACGTCGACCTCGACGATCCGACGCACCTGCACTTCGAGTACGTCGCGCGCATGGGCGCGGTGATCGACAGACTGCGGATGCCGGGACAGCCGCTCACGGCCGTGCACCTCGGCGCGGGGGCGCTGACGATCCCCCGCTACATCGAGGCGACGCGACCCAGCTCGCGGCAGCAGGTGATCGAGCTCGAGCCCGCGCTCGTGGACCTCGTGCGCGAGCACCTGCCGTTCCCGCGCGGCGCGTCGATCCGCGTGCGCATCGGCGACGCGCGCGAAGGCCTCGCGCGGCTGCCCGCGGGGATCGTCGGCAACGTCGACCTGCTCGTGTCGGACGTCTACTCGGGCGCGCAGACGCCCGCGCACCTCACGACGATCGAGTTCTACACCGCCGCGATTCGCCTGCTCGCGCCGGACGGCGTGCTGCTCGTGAACGTCGCCGACGGCGCCGGGCTCGCGTTCGCGCGGCGGCAGGTCGCGACGGTGCGCGCGGTGCTGCCCGAGGTCGTCGTGCTGGCCGAGGTGCAGACGCTCAAGGGACGCCGGTTCGGGAACCTCGTGATCGCGGCGTCGCCCGCTCCCCTGCCGACCGAGTGGCTGCCGCGGCTCATGGCGGCGGGGCCGCACCCCGCGAAGGTGGCGCAGGGCGCCGAGCTCGACGAGTTCGTGCGTGGAGCGCGCGTCGCGACGGACGCCGATGCGACGCCGTCGCCCCGGCCCGCGGCATCCGTCTTCGAGCGCTGA
- a CDS encoding tetratricopeptide repeat protein, which translates to MSYIHGYDPDTLREKIDPRRCKERLDEIGEQRSLPALLERVWLLKVLDRLEDALVISEQSVRVARMAGTRKDLLRARILHASVQQYRGAFAAAEQELTTCAEEAEGQGWSAIAAFAYQHRGKTHYDAGDFDRAREDFKRALFLRQECGAPDDQLESTLLAIEATDRRRADSALAG; encoded by the coding sequence GTGAGCTACATCCACGGGTACGACCCCGACACGTTGCGCGAGAAGATCGATCCGCGCCGGTGCAAGGAGCGCCTGGACGAGATCGGCGAGCAGCGCAGCCTGCCGGCACTGCTCGAGCGGGTGTGGCTGCTGAAGGTGCTCGACCGGCTTGAGGACGCCCTCGTGATCTCGGAGCAGTCGGTGCGCGTCGCGCGCATGGCCGGCACGCGCAAGGACCTCCTGCGCGCACGGATCCTCCATGCGAGCGTGCAGCAGTACCGCGGAGCGTTCGCCGCCGCCGAGCAGGAGCTCACGACGTGCGCCGAGGAGGCCGAGGGCCAGGGATGGTCTGCGATCGCGGCGTTCGCGTACCAGCACCGCGGCAAGACGCACTACGACGCCGGCGACTTCGACCGGGCGCGCGAGGACTTCAAGCGCGCGCTGTTCCTGCGTCAGGAGTGCGGAGCCCCCGACGACCAGCTCGAATCGACGCTCCTCGCGATCGAGGCGACCGACCGGCGTCGCGCCGACTCGGCGCTGGCCGGATGA
- a CDS encoding SprT-like domain-containing protein, whose translation MSELHRVRHWAEALIALHLDDTWSFAFDNAKRRAGLCDYTRKRISVSRYLAARYDDDANHQTLLHEVAHALAGPSAGHGPAWKRIAREIGYVGGTTHHGETATELAPWVGVCPAGHIAHRHRRPTRATSCAQCAPRYDERFAFTWTRREITPAARLAALTPR comes from the coding sequence ATGTCGGAACTCCATCGAGTGCGCCACTGGGCCGAGGCGCTCATCGCCCTGCACCTCGACGACACGTGGTCGTTCGCGTTCGACAACGCCAAGCGTCGGGCGGGGCTGTGCGATTACACGCGCAAGCGCATCAGCGTCTCGCGCTATCTCGCGGCGCGCTACGACGACGACGCGAACCACCAGACGCTGCTGCACGAAGTCGCGCACGCACTCGCGGGTCCGTCCGCCGGTCACGGCCCCGCGTGGAAGCGCATCGCACGCGAGATCGGCTACGTGGGCGGAACCACGCACCACGGCGAGACGGCGACCGAGCTCGCACCCTGGGTCGGCGTGTGCCCCGCCGGCCACATCGCCCACCGGCACCGCCGCCCGACGAGGGCGACGTCGTGCGCGCAATGCGCGCCGCGCTACGACGAGCGCTTCGCGTTCACGTGGACGCGGCGCGAGATCACGCCGGCCGCGCGGCTCGCGGCGCTGACTCCGCGCTGA